GTATGTCCAGCATGACCTCAAATGTTCTCCTAAACAAAGTAGCAGATGCACTGAACACTGTGAAATACTAGCATGCagtttcctttattttattcacttaGTGTGTTATTACACATTGAATTAAATGATAATGTCTTCCCAAAGCACTGATATTCATGTTTGTCTTTGCTTCACAGAGGCTGAAGTCCGTGCTCTTGctaaagagagacagaagaaagaCAACCACAACTTAAGTGAGTCAATCAACCAGGATCACATTTCCATAACTTTCTTAATGGTTGTCTCGATGGTTAAATAATATAAGtcgggggttagggttagggtttaggtgCAGTGCTTTAAAGAGTGCTACAGGAGGCACGTGCACAAGGAGACCATAGgtgttaaaactttaaaagaagcAGCCTTAATAGGTTAAAATCCCTTATAAGttattcaaaaatgttattgaatgaaaaaaaacataaaattagtaataaaaaggTTCAAAACATATAGGGGGTTGGGAGGGGTTGGAAGGTATGatattaatcaaaataaataaataccaataataaaaaggaataaatggATTTGTAAAATCCATACgtatatatctatatacacCCATTtaggataaataaaaatgttaaaattagtgcttaaaaatatagtaGAAAACACGTGTAAACCATGcatgcaataaaatataagataTAAACTAAAGTGCTTGAAATAATAAGTGGGATTGGATTAAATTACCCCAAAACCCCAAACACCCAATTTAACCTTTAGTACAAATATGATCTGTTACtgttatataaaatgtaatttttttattactatttattttaattgttgctttgcttgtttttttctctcttttaaattATCACGATTAGAATAATAATCAGTCATTTCTAGGTGTTGACAAGAACTACgcaaaaaacagggaaattcaaaatgtgaatgtttttaatttgtcaaaaaaaaaattatttatttataaaattcaAACTTAAATTCATTATTGTTTTGACTTGGAAATAAACTTTCCATAACTGGTTTAAGAGGCAGCTATATTCACCGTTTATTCTATGTGACGAATTCTAGTTGAACGAAGACGAAGATTCAACATCAACGATCGCATCAAAGAACTGGGAACCTTGATACCCAAGTCAAATGATCCGTGAGTACGCTCTGCATGTGTCTGTGCTTATGAATGCATATGTTATTCATCTGTTTGTCTATTCATTAACtctatttttaaacatcatcCTCTTCTTATGTCCGAATGTCTTTAAAGGTTAATGGTTTATATGCTCTGAGGGGCCTTTACGGCACATCCTGTGCCGTTTTGGTCAGCTGGTCAGCTGACTCTAACTGTAGACCTTTGTCTCCTGTATACCCCAGAGACATGCGCTGGAATAAGGGCACCATTCTCAAAGCCTCAGTGGACTACATCAGGAGGCTACAACGGGAGCAGCAGAGAGCCAAGGAGCTGGAGTGCAGACAGAGGAAGCTGGAGCATGCAAACCGCCATCTCATGCTTCGCATACAGGTAGGTTGTCTTTGGTGGAACATATCAAACATAGTATTGGTGTATTAAGGTAATTTATTCCCCTGTCCATCTATCAGGGGATATTAGCTGTGGTAGTTAGTTGTGCATAATGTCATATATTATTACATATGGTAATTACAATgctgaaatatgaaatatcccaACAATTATTGGATGAATTGccatgtagttaaaaaaaaaaagtctgttttccaTTACTTTTTCTCAAGCACAGTCATTGATACCTTGGGTTTGAGTTGAATGCTGcaactgttggatggattgGATTGAACTGTTGGATTCCAAaccgttctcactccaaactgcCAAACACCAGCACTTAATCAGTGGACTCACGGCACAGAGGCAccctttttgtgtctgtatgagaCACACTGAGCTTCATCATTATTAGACAATCAGAGCAACGGATATAGAATAAACAGTGAGAAAGTGAGCATGGAAAAATGGTGAGGGGTGGTAGGTAGAGTAAAACATAGACTTTCACCTGcaagactgctgtttgtgtcccacgTGAAGCCAAATGTCAACTGAgatatttcttttaattctgGCCAAGAAGTTTTGATGCCTATAACTAAGTAAACCTACCTTACTACTACTAGAATTTAGTGTAGAGTAAAgtttactaaaaaataaatgtgttttcttcattgcattttgtttatttttgtaatcatCTAGGAGTTGGAGATGCAGGCCCGTGCTCATGGTCTTACAGTGGTGTCCTCTTCGTCTGTCTGCACATCAGATTTGATGGCCAGAGCCATTAAACAAGAACCAATCCTCGGTGACTGCCCCGCAGAGCTCTACCAGCACAGCTCAGCTTCTGACATGTCCCCTCCGACCACACTGGACCTCAACAATGGCGCCATCACTTTCGACCACGTTTCTGCAGACTCTGGGGACCCCGGTCACTATGGAAACAGCAGGACCTGTAAAATAAAGGAATTGGTAAGGGACACCCTGTCGCCAATGTCCCCAAGTGACCCCCTGCTTTCCACAATGTCCCCTGATGGCTCCAACAATGGCAGCAGCCTCCACAGTTCCAGCTCCAGTATGGAGGAGAAGGAGCATGGCTGTtagcattttgacattttctacCTGTAAAATGCCATCAATGAGGCACCTCACCTTAAAGTGACTTAAAGTTATCCACAAGACTTAGTGGATAAACTCAGaagttatttttatcttaagtttatatttttcttatatttttgcCCATTTCTTGCTAAACTCTGATGTTCAAATACTGTATGTTAATGTGACTGAGGGATTTCAGTTTCCCGATTGTACgcagtatttttacattcttttgATCTTGATGCTGTATAGATGGACAGTTGAAAAGCATATGCAAGGTGACAGATATGACGACAATCCACTGTTAAAGACTGGCCAACTTGATGAtgttacagtttatttttgtcttttgtcaaaCAAGGGTTTTGTATTTGTCATAAATGTACTCTGTGTCGAAGTCTATGGCGAAAGAgataacatacaaatgtgaaAACGCATTGATAATGGAGtgaaaaaagtttaatgttcaaaaaactcaATTAACTCCGTGTAGACTGAATGTGAATAGTGTTCAACTTCTGGTTCCGTGgcgaaaaaaaattaaaaaaaagaaacacaaaataattaaagggCTAGTGGGTAGAAttcagtgccatctagtggtgaggttgcagactgcaaccaaaTGAAACTTCTCTTGTGTGCCAAGCACGCAGGAGAACTACGGTAGCTGATGAGATTATGCAAATagccctgtctagagccagtgttttgtttgtccgtTCTGaactactgtagaaacaacttAGTGGACTCCGTAGAAAATGACCCTCTTTGTAAGTAGATATCGACGGCCCATTCTAAGATAATGAAAGCAAGCAGATTTtcagtttcaggtgattattcactaaagaaaacatatttttatgtattatattccatttctgctaacaattccccctaaatcccacagACTGGATCTTTAAGatagatatttaaatattaaagcatCAAGTAATGCATACTACTGAATTTAATTATATGTttgtaaacaaatttaaatggatttttttaccCCATGATCTTGATGCATTCTGAAGTAATAATAAATCCAACATTGACCCCATCaattatcataatcattattattgttattaagtattatattatcatttatttatttattttttttttttagatttaagattttgaATTGTGAGATGTGGTTTTCTTTGAGAACCTTACATAACAGCccacaaacacattatttatattttcctattttaaaatgatttttgtacAAATTTTGATGCCTAAAGGCAAATTAGACAAAAGAAGCCAGgttacaaaaagcaaaaaccaaaaatgctacatacattacattacatgcaTTAAACCTGGTcttgtaaaacttaaaaaaatctttacatgaatataaaataaatctgctaaaatgtgatatatatGTTATTAATGGCTCACAGCAACCTTTGCCTTTAATGTATAAATTGATTTGTAGGCACTGATCAATACTGATTTCATCTTTATCTTGCATAACTCAGAGCTGagaagtggatttttttttttaacatgtggaCAGAACTGGTTTATACTACGGTGTAGCGTTTTTGTTCATGTCTGCTTTCTTTTGCCAAGATTGTTAATAAACCCTTGAGATGCTGATATATCGGGCATTATGCCAGAATTTAGTTTGGGGTTCTTGTTATTTGTTATAGATGCATCAGTTGTATTTGTTACTTTGTGGTcatgtatatatgttttattttaaacattgcaCATAATATCAAAATGTGTTCGTAAAAATATTTATCACACATCCACATTTCTCCAAGACAGGCCACATGCTCTTAGAATGACACTGGATGCAGCAGATGatgtttatcttttctttttctaccaTTAAAAAGAAACCCTGTATATTATTCAGAATTAGAAAATGCAAGATAAACTTTAGTAATCAAGTTTAAATTCTCCTGCAGAATGAGGTAAATACTTATTTTAGCAGCAATTGTGGGCTTAAGCCCTTCCTCGGCCAACATTGGGAGGAATCCCATATAAATAAGCAAAGTCACTTCAGCTGgttgaattttgtttaaataaggAGTAAGGCCAATCACACACTAGTTTCATAATTTCAGTTTATGCAGCATTTCAATAAGTGCACACTGAAAGTCCTGCCTTGTGTTGATGCATGAATGAAACTTTTGAActttaagacacataaaggcTAAAATTCATGGGTGGGTATTTACTGATATACTtaatgttgtagaacaaaacgtaAATGTCTCTACAGCTTGTGTACCAAAATAACATTCAAAAAACCCCACTGagtttgagatgagggaactaAAATTCTAACTCATTCCTAGGTCtaaggactcattcctgcagcattttttgtgtttttctgatgtcttgcattcacacacatttatatgcaCAAACCGTAAGTCAAACGTCAATCACAAAGTAACTTCAACAGCACCATTTAAAACACGGGGGTGGAATCTACAATCACTGCCTAAGGAACTCAACAATGCTACAGACAACTCAGTCTGAGTTATTAACTCTTTTGTAcaagctttgtgtttttgttacaacGTATCTTAATTTGATGTCATTGCTAATGAAGATAATGACAGGAGGATGTCgatatgaacatttttcaatctgctgtaaaacacaaaatcacagtttgataaatgtaaaaatatatttaatgggGCATGCTTACAAATATATTTGACAGACATAATAAGAGAATAGTTAACAAGCTGCGTGTTGCTTAATAGCTTGTGtatgatgttaaaaaagtgttaatttgtttaaaaaatacatcttttctAATTTGATCTGTTTTATAACCCTTTATAATCCATTGACAAGGTCAACAGTCAATATTTGCAGTGAAAGGTAAGAACCCATGCTGAACAGAAACCTGTAGAAACTGCCCAGAGGCATATATGGTTATAACACATTTGGCCCTTGTTGCCATGTTGTGAAAATAACAAAGGTAAATGCCAACCAGTACAGGTTCTTTTTCccgacattttttttttttttttttaatgatttttttggggggcttttattgcctttaatcaACATGACAGTTTAAGCAttaaaggggaagagagagagggggcgacatgcaaCAAAGAGGCTGAGGCCGGAATCAAACTCGTagccgctgcggcaaggatACAACCTTCATATATGGGGCGCAGCTCtctccactgagccaccaggcactccgacacaaaacttttttttttcgaacCAGACCAAATGGATGCAGTTGTGATACGGGCAGGTTAAGAATCACTGTTGCTGTCAGAGGTGGCACCCAGCTCATCACACCAATTTGCGTAAGCCCTGTGCAGGATCTCACATGATGTGCTGTTAAAGATTTCTGCAATGACAGAAAGGGGAGTAAAAAGAACATGCATTAGATACACCAAAGTTAGTGTACATCACAAGATGTTTGAATATGAACTAgctcatttaaaaacttttacaggAAATATAAGCTGCTTGTCAACGTATTAAAAAAGGCCCCTTTGAGCTAATCTGGTACCTgtttttttggaggttttttttgcattacagACAGTCTCGATCAAgtgagtacatttacatgcacaaaactGTTCAATGTTTGCCTTTATTCTGAAACAGGTAATATTCTTACTAAGTTGTTTCCATAGTCAATAGAAATGAATTTCCCCTAATACTCCCATTTACATCCATGTGTGCATACTCCGATAACGTACTCTAAAATGTCGTTGATCACGTCACAATATGGAAaagaacagctggagctgctcgtcattttgtttattattatattcaatatagaattttttttcaaagtttcctACAGGTGGTGGACTTGTTGGACCATGCAAGCCCAGCCTCCCTTTCTTCATTCCCTCAACTACCTTTTGGATCAGTGCTGCGATATTTGCATTTATCTATAAACCTGCTGGTATAAGTCTTTCATGATGTTAAAAAGAgggtgtgtttctccttttgaccaaaaatgtaaGATTTTCTGCATGCATTTCTACCCCAGCCTTACAAACTGTTAGTAGGatggtttgtgtacaacatatTCATGCCAATGCACAGAGCTGCCTGTATACAGATGAGGAGTCGTGTGTCGCAAACTGCAGTAAGATGCATATTCTGAAATTGGCAGGATGGATGTTAaaataatgctccaaaaacCTAATTAATACCAGCATATCCAACTTGTTCTCAATCCGAACTTGACTAATATGCCTGCTCTGTTAATGTTTTCGGCATATGACCATGATGCAAAAAGCTAGCCTCTGCGTCCACCAGGAATGCAACTGGATGGCATCAACTGAGAATACAGCCAGCTCTCCGTCGGTGTATAATAATAACCAGCTGGTTATTATTATACGCCGGCAGAGAGCTGGATGGCACCGAGTGAAGCCACATGATTCACGCACaggtggcatcacttgagaatggAATTGATTTTGTACCCATTAAACATGGAAGGATGACAATGTAATAATAGGAGCACAAGTATGCTTATGGGCATACATAGACacggaaggtcactgacagggtggcaccatgtgacaagttgggatgagaacatgttggcatATTCCCCATGTTTTAATAGGAAAATGCTTAATTTGTAAAAAGGCCTTATTTAGAATATCTAAACAGTATATACTGTTTACATGACCCATGTCAAATTCATACTTTTGTCATATTCAGAAAAAGAGGTAAATATTGGTGTTGTGGTGACCCACATTATAGAGACATTTACCAGAGTCTGTTGCTCTTTTGTGAAGCTGAGTTCAGAGTTGACAGAATTGGATTCTGGGAAATGCAGTTTGAGGGAATGTTATTGATAATGCCTGTTTTAGCTTTACCAGCAGACTATCTGGAGCTTGTCATGGcatgtgttgctgttgttgtttcaaagtgagagaaaacagaCTCGACTCCATTTGACTAAGTCTCTGTCTCCTTATTCCTGCACTCCTACAGTATGATGTAAACATAGCCAGTGATTCTTACCTGCTTCTCCAAGCCCAACAGGCAGAGGCATTCTGACCAAGCCTCCTGAATGCTTCAGCCTGTCCTGCAGAGACTTCTGTATGAGCTCCATGGTACACACCTCATGCCAGACAGGCAGCTCCAAGCCCACCATGCAGCTGATGATCCTTTGCTTTTCATCATCTGTCAACAGACCGCTCTCTTTGGACACGTAAACCATGAACGACATATCAATGTTCACTGCCTCACCATGAAGCAGAGATGGGAGAACTTTCTGTATTAAATGGAGACAAAGATTACGTGAGGATGTGGCTATTTGTCACTGAAAAGGGATGAACATGTGAAGATCAAGATCAACAGTTTCAAGAATGCTAAAGACTCACATAGAATTAAATGTACTCTATTCTGTAGTATGTACAATTTACCGTAATATACgtacaataaaatgcatcaacAAAAGGGCTGAGTGTTTAGCCATGGCTGCCATGACGGATCATTTACCATCTCTAATGCTGGGCTGATCAGATGGCCAAAGTCCACAAGTCTGTTTAGGTCATCCTCCCAAAGGTTTGGGGCAAGTTCCTCCAGCATGGTTACGATGGCTATTCGAGTCACTTGCGATGCAGTCTGTAAGCAGCTGCATTCGTATACACTGTTGTCAGCCTGGAATTTAGTGTCCAACAGCATACGGCCGTGTGCCTCAAGAAGCTCAAAGAGGCCTCTGTGTTTCATCAAGGCCATCTGCAAAGAACCAACAAAAAACGCAAGGAAAACTTCAGTGAGCAATTCAAATATGGAAAAACTTCACTTCATCTCAGAGCCAATAAACATATCTGTGGTACTTCTGCTCTAATGGCATGCCCGTTTTCCACCAACAAGTTCATGCAACAAATTTGGATTTATTTGGAGcatttcaaccaaaactaaTTTGGTTCAGAAACCAAAAAGTTGGTTCCAAGctaaaaaccaacaatgtgcAGTTTTTCTGTGACTTCAAGTGTAAACAGTGACAGCCTCAGTGGGTGTGTCGTATTCTACAGATTGGAAAGAGAGGATAGATTCTTGCAGGTAGTAGTctctgcaccttttttttaaacaaatactttgtccatgcttgtttttttgggggggataaaaacaaatctgtaacTAGTGGCTAAAAGGTAATAATGTGATCTACCATCTTGCTGCTACTGTTTACTCTCATTGTGCATTGTGCAAGAATCTCCCTTGATAAAGCATC
This DNA window, taken from Plectropomus leopardus isolate mb chromosome 2, YSFRI_Pleo_2.0, whole genome shotgun sequence, encodes the following:
- the LOC121949457 gene encoding microphthalmia-associated transcription factor-like isoform X2, producing the protein MLEMLEYSHYQVQSHLENPTKYHIQQAQRQQVRQYLSTTLGGKVGSQCPSQPPEHGMPPGPGSSAPNSPMALLTLSSNCEKEMDDVIDDIISLESSYNEEVLGLMDPGLQMNNQLPVSGNLLDVYGNQGLPLPGLAISNSCPPSIKREYTAPGMKQVLDKPDSCGLYENYQRPEGFPVEAEVRALAKERQKKDNHNLIERRRRFNINDRIKELGTLIPKSNDPDMRWNKGTILKASVDYIRRLQREQQRAKELECRQRKLEHANRHLMLRIQELEMQARAHGLTVVSSSSVCTSDLMARAIKQEPILGDCPAELYQHSSASDMSPPTTLDLNNGAITFDHVSADSGDPGHYGNSRTCKIKELVRDTLSPMSPSDPLLSTMSPDGSNNGSSLHSSSSSMEEKEHGC